The Cydia pomonella isolate Wapato2018A chromosome 17, ilCydPomo1, whole genome shotgun sequence genome includes a window with the following:
- the LOC133526849 gene encoding snRNA-activating protein complex subunit 3 isoform X1, translated as MESRSFRELQPSTTTHNPVSDIVKEIYKEASCPTTSGLQNSNYNNHIIGKEVNQSFSQSAKISNVSNSVESINFKLDRLIYPPLGTEKLGENFSSFKVAETPDACDYDNAKRRKVDLYGPDVGPKLYNVKGNLVTPPIIAKNLPEIFNVLPIFGRPGPKEDIEDFYSRKIREFVGCDLNDEQFENLANECSPDLLRTGSELRMTTSVPTLSVFSEEENREYNEQHSNLCVVRKHQLRMASDSNANYQKKLKYRGIRLIPLAQTEDGEEAPEPDLDPGRDIIYVVRIYRPFPYNIKEKHTSSRHSVFSRSVVLAGRRPLSALRDRVPCANDVGMRVDVSAAPHEQPDASAKDLFPSGFLFINNVFYVDGRAGCADRSAGLRAWARARGLGAFVARDLHSTRLDDLTVRLGHPEVYVHQGNCEHLFTFSEIRLLNPDDPLSIKQYPVHTAVSQNQTVYCTTCAEFGAKWIVTNCSTVPFDPAYFCDTCFRLFLYKDGKKIGDFKAFSYRGNEINMLKPSG; from the exons atgGAGTCTAGATCATTTAGAGAACTCCAACCCTCAACGACGACTCATAACCCTGTCTCCGACATCGTGAAAGAGATTTATAAGGAAGCTAGCTGTCCAACAACCTCGGGCCTGCAGAATAGCAATTACAATAATCATATTATTGGCAAGGAAGTAAACCAAAGCTTTAGTCAGAGTGCCAAAATTAGTAACGTCAGTAATTCAGTTGAGTCAATAAATTTTAAGTTAGACCGTTTAATTTATCCACCACTTGGAACAGAAAAATTGGGAGAAAATTTTAGTTCCTTCAAAGTCGCAGAGACACCAGATGCTTGTGATTATGATAATGCAAAAAGAAGAAAGGTTGATCTTTATGGTCCAGATGTTGGACCCAAATTATACAACGTTAAGGGAAACCTAGTGACTCCACCGATTATCGCAAAGAACCTTCCGGAAATATTTAATGTTCTTCCTATTTTTGGTAGGCCTGGACCTAAAGAAGATATTGAGGACTTTTATTCACGAAAGATAAGGGAATTTGTTGGCTGTGATCTGAATGATGAACAGTTTGAAAATCTTGCTAATGAATGCAg TCCTGATTTGCTAAGGACTGGCAGTGAGCTAAGAATGACAACCTCAGTTCCCACACTATCAGTGTTCTCCGAGGAAGAAAACAGGGAGTACAATGAGCAACACAGCAACCTGTGCGTTGTGAGGAAGCATCAGTTACGTATGGCTAGTGACTCTAATGCCAATTACCAGAAAAAGCTGAAGTATAGGGGGATAAGGCTCATACCACTTGCACAG ACTGAAGATGGAGAGGAAGCGCCCGAACCTGACTTAGATCCTGGCAGAGATATAATCTATGTTGTGCGGATATATAGGCCCTTCCCATATAATATTAAGGAGAAACAT ACGAGCAGCCGGCACTCGGTGTTCAGCCGCAGCGTGGTGCTGGCGGGGCGGCGGCCGCTGTCGGCGCTGCGCGACCGCGTGCCGTGCGCCAACGACGTCGGCATGCGCGTCGACGTGTCCGCCGCGCCGCACGAGCAGCCCGACGCATCTGCCaag GACCTGTTCCCCTCCGGGTTCCTGTTCATCAACAACGTGTTCTACGTGGACGGGCGGGCGGGCTGCGCGGACCGCAGCGCCGGGCTGCGCGCCTGGGCGCGCGCGCGCGGGCTTGGGGCCTTCGTCGCCAGGGACCTGCACTCCACCAGGCTGGACGACCTCACTGTGCGGCTTGGCCATCCTGAG GTCTATGTCCACCAAGGCAACTGCGAGCATCTCTTCACCTTCTCAGAGATACGTCTGCTCAACCCCGACGACCCACTCTCAATCAAACAGTACCCAGTCCACACTGCTGTCTCACAAAACCAAACAGTCTACTGCACAACTTGTGCCGAATTCGGAGCCAAATGGATTGTAACCAACTGTTCAACTGTACCCTTTGACCCGGCTTACTTCTGTGATACATGTTTTAGATTATTCTTATATAAAGATGGGAAGAAAATTGGAGATTTCAAGGCCTTTTCGTACAGAGGCAACGAGATTAATATGCTGAAGCCTTCAGGATGA
- the LOC133526849 gene encoding snRNA-activating protein complex subunit 3 isoform X2, producing MTTSVPTLSVFSEEENREYNEQHSNLCVVRKHQLRMASDSNANYQKKLKYRGIRLIPLAQTEDGEEAPEPDLDPGRDIIYVVRIYRPFPYNIKEKHTSSRHSVFSRSVVLAGRRPLSALRDRVPCANDVGMRVDVSAAPHEQPDASAKDLFPSGFLFINNVFYVDGRAGCADRSAGLRAWARARGLGAFVARDLHSTRLDDLTVRLGHPEVYVHQGNCEHLFTFSEIRLLNPDDPLSIKQYPVHTAVSQNQTVYCTTCAEFGAKWIVTNCSTVPFDPAYFCDTCFRLFLYKDGKKIGDFKAFSYRGNEINMLKPSG from the exons ATGACAACCTCAGTTCCCACACTATCAGTGTTCTCCGAGGAAGAAAACAGGGAGTACAATGAGCAACACAGCAACCTGTGCGTTGTGAGGAAGCATCAGTTACGTATGGCTAGTGACTCTAATGCCAATTACCAGAAAAAGCTGAAGTATAGGGGGATAAGGCTCATACCACTTGCACAG ACTGAAGATGGAGAGGAAGCGCCCGAACCTGACTTAGATCCTGGCAGAGATATAATCTATGTTGTGCGGATATATAGGCCCTTCCCATATAATATTAAGGAGAAACAT ACGAGCAGCCGGCACTCGGTGTTCAGCCGCAGCGTGGTGCTGGCGGGGCGGCGGCCGCTGTCGGCGCTGCGCGACCGCGTGCCGTGCGCCAACGACGTCGGCATGCGCGTCGACGTGTCCGCCGCGCCGCACGAGCAGCCCGACGCATCTGCCaag GACCTGTTCCCCTCCGGGTTCCTGTTCATCAACAACGTGTTCTACGTGGACGGGCGGGCGGGCTGCGCGGACCGCAGCGCCGGGCTGCGCGCCTGGGCGCGCGCGCGCGGGCTTGGGGCCTTCGTCGCCAGGGACCTGCACTCCACCAGGCTGGACGACCTCACTGTGCGGCTTGGCCATCCTGAG GTCTATGTCCACCAAGGCAACTGCGAGCATCTCTTCACCTTCTCAGAGATACGTCTGCTCAACCCCGACGACCCACTCTCAATCAAACAGTACCCAGTCCACACTGCTGTCTCACAAAACCAAACAGTCTACTGCACAACTTGTGCCGAATTCGGAGCCAAATGGATTGTAACCAACTGTTCAACTGTACCCTTTGACCCGGCTTACTTCTGTGATACATGTTTTAGATTATTCTTATATAAAGATGGGAAGAAAATTGGAGATTTCAAGGCCTTTTCGTACAGAGGCAACGAGATTAATATGCTGAAGCCTTCAGGATGA
- the LOC133526854 gene encoding immediate early response 3-interacting protein 1 has protein sequence MLTLWNLFEASLLCLNAVCVLHEERFMQKMGWGAQSHSQGFEDQSTVKYQILNLVRSIRTVTRIPLILLNILTIIFKLLLG, from the exons ATGCTTACTTTGTGGAATTTATTTGAAGCCTCATTACTTTGTCTTAATGCAGTCTGCGTACTTCATGAAGAAAGATTTATGCAAAAAA TGGGATGGGGAGCTCAAAGTCATAGCCAAGGATTTGAAGATCAGTCAACAGTGAAATACCAGATCCTGAACTTAGTTAGGTCCATAAGAACAGTGACAAGAA TTCCGTTGATCCTACTAAACATACTCACAATCATATTCAAGTTACTATTGGGATAA